In the Gossypium raimondii isolate GPD5lz chromosome 9, ASM2569854v1, whole genome shotgun sequence genome, one interval contains:
- the LOC105797797 gene encoding uncharacterized protein LOC105797797 encodes MKNNKTSVFLKQVISSMVTSSIAKAKSIAVKSKMNAAKARLIMLTLMKSKKAVLLGSISNKIHGLLGDDKEENDQNQDEQSKAIVPYSYDDDGDGDEDEDKYPDLTHCLFDEEKELEAETQGGSIIEMVRNSKEEGEDFRLEDEIDHVADLFITRFYKQMRLQKLLSFKRYQEMMERSV; translated from the coding sequence ATGAAGAACAACAAGACGTCTGTTTTCTTAAAACAGGTAATCTCTTCTATGGTGACGAGTTCCATAGCCAAAGCCAAATCCATAGCTGTTAAGAGCAAAATGAATGCAGCCAAAGCCAGACTGATCATGTTGACATTGATGAAAAGCAAGAAAGCAGTTTTGCTTGGTTCTATCTCCAACAAGATTCATGGACTCCTTGGCGACGATAAGGAGGAGAACGACCAAAACCAAGACGAGCAAAGCAAAGCCATAGTTCCGTATTCATACGACGatgatggtgatggtgatgaagatgaagataagTACCCTGATTTGACCCATTGTTTGTTCGATGAGGAAAAGGAGTTGGAGGCGGAGACACAAGGCGGGTCCATCATTGAGATGGTGAGGAACTCCAAAGAAGAAGGAGAGGATTTCAGGTTAGAAGACGAGATCGACCACGTTGCTGACTTGTTCATAACCAGGTTTTACAAACAAATGCGCTTGCAGAAGCTCTTGTCTTTCAAGAGGTATCAAGAAATGATGGAGAGAAGCGTTTAG